agcgcacaatcagtcgggaaacaagctaactcgcagcaatgctttcaatcaagtgtgtcgcagtattcctcactgtatcatgacgagactgtggacctacatcagacgctacttgcacgcactagtataacattcatatttctttatttacttatttcgagaaccccaagggtccggaggacattacatggggggtgggaactggagcgtaagatacatttacagcaacttgatagaaacaaacaagcaagcagaaaaggacaacacaattagcagtaagtaaacaggaaaataaagaaacgacgacagtacaaacttatatgaacacaagtattaaagcgtgaaacagggagttcgttaacataagtacagataattaacaaatatgataagggggaggtgaaaaatttcatagcaactgacatacaagcgtgatggtcttgtgggtggagtgaacggggcagggtgttacaaaatactgtatgctcgatagtagttgtgagaggtgatgggaggttgttccattcgatggcagttgaacaaaagaatgatctggataatgcattggtattacaatgaaagcgtttgaccttattagtgtggtcgatgcgaggaaaaatgacactcgggcaggtgatgggcggtggcaagatgaaaaagaaccactggaagagggctaacttggcaagacggcgacgatgtttgAGTGAGTCGaaattaagatttgattttaatgcggttacaagggatcgaattagtagtcgttggaaatgaaacgggcagcctgattctggatggcttctatggcgtcgcagagatactttggGGGAGCatccaaataggtgatgcatactccagcttgcttcgtacaagagctgtgaaggttaggagcttaagaggccgccaacctgagggtgcgtctaagaaagcctagggagcgagaagcgttagttattatgtggttgatgtgctggatccaagttaggttggaggaaaggtggattccaggatatttgtaagaatctggtcaggttaatgtgatatcacttagaatgtaggggaagggaggaagacaggagacccgtcttcgagaaaacgacaaaatgcgacactttgcaatgttcagaggcatttgccactcattgcaccaacgccggattagttaaaggtcgctttgtaaggttagttggtcagaaggagagaggatttgcctgtacactacacagtcgtcagcaaagagacgaatcgtggaagatatgcctgaaggaaggtcatttatagagataaggaaaaggagagggccgaggactgaaccctgagggacaccagaaagcacaggtacatttaggaataggtggttgttgcaagtaacaaataacgtacgattagtcaaaaattgagctatccaactgACGACACACGGGTTCAGGTTAAGCAGATAGGGTTTGTATAGAatcttagagtgcggcaccatatcgaaggccttgcgaaagtctaagaaagcggtctgattattattgtccgcgtggagaaagatgtcgtgaacaaaactggctacttgagtttcacacgaaaagaggtttcgaaacccgtgctgcaagggatagaagaagcagttttcttcaaggtacttaactacgttggagtatgcgtttgagaattttacatacactagaagtgagtgaaatggggcggtagttattaacgatgtggcagctgcctgatttgtgaatagggacaatcttcgccgtcttccagtcctgcggtatggTAGAATcatggagtgactgagtaaatatgcaacgtagaatcttgctggaaatagatctcgtgttgtatagaaccttcgggttaatagagtccggaccagcacttgacgacagcttaagtgacacaatgattttacaaatgccatgaatGCTGATATGAagggggaccataggtgacgaggcgattactgataatggagtttgggtgtacctgttatcggtgttgaaaatggatgaaaacaaggaaccgaaagcgttggcgcagtcgttgtcgactgataaggtgggattttggtggagataaaattttccaaaattgttttggtttagcAAGAGataaattgatgttctgaggctggaacaacatagaagggacagatacaaacaaagcctcaaattgcctaagaaatcaacgatgaaagatgaaagtcactgaaaaggttagccagctgtagggatcgaacccacatcttctggattccggaatccagaagatgtgggttcgatccctacagctggctaaccttttcagtgactttcatctttcatcgttgatttcttagcccatgatacgtcgtcgccaagacgctttgccttcctgaataaacgctttttcctggttagcaagattttaagacttttcgtgaaccaaggattgtgatcataagatttcactcttatctttggaacattgtactcggtaaggtagtttatgttgtcacgaaagagggaccagttatcctcaatggagtgaggcaaggtgccatgaaatgaattttcatacagagcttcaagagccacgttgatggcttggaagttagctcgactataatcgtatatggttttattgttgaatttatgaacatttggactacttgaagagatatcttagaaaacGGCATTGTGGTCACtaagaccatcagtgacatgccaagaagtgatgtgctcaggatgggaggttaaaaccaaatCAAGgattgactgcgtggcatgagttattcgggtaggatgtggaacgacatgcgatagattaaatgtaaggcataaatccacaaaccgatcaaagaaaagaaatcacAAATCACAACGACCAGCAGTCTTCACTTCATGAAACCGTACCCTCGTGAATTACAGGCACGGATATCACGGTCAAAGGGGAAAAGTCACCACAAGTCACAGTAGTCCGTAAATTAGTAAATTACGCGCACGGTCAAAACGATCCAGATAAACGATCGATCTCTCCGATGGCGACACCGAGCAGGCGCACGCGATCTGAACAGGTAAATCAACCACGATCCTTCGTTCAACACCACGCTGGCCTACAGCGCTACCGCGGCTTCTCTTGGCATTGCATATCATCCCCTTGCGCCACCACACTTCCGGAAGTCAAGTGTCCAAAGCCCCGCGCGAGACTTCGCCCACTACATCGTATTCCTCCTCTAGCCGCCGCCGGAACGCCCGCTCCCCATGGCGCGCTCTCATTGGCTCATTTTGGAGCGACCACGCCCCCCTCCCGTGACTCCGCCCTCTCTCCCGgccccgaaggctatgcccaatGCCCATCtctgttgatgcacccacgaatccacaggaagactgccgaagctctcccactcgtgttaagtacctgtagcttgaactacaaacagtttggtgtacactccacaaaacgagaacagctgattgctgatttcatgggacCCTCGTCGTCACGTGCAGTTAAAGCGGCGTTGCTGGCCTCTTTCACACCGTCACTGCGCTTCTCGGTAACCGTCACCGGGGTGAGGGTGACAGACGACGGAAATCTTCGCGTCGTTCGTCGCCAGTGAGCGTCGCCAACCCAGAAAAATGGCGGAGCTCTACGCTTTCATCGCTGATGTTGGCATATGTGAAGAAGAAGTCATCCGCGTATTTCGTCCTCACGTTGACGCACTGGCGGCCCTCTCAGACGATCAGTTTGTTGCACACTTTCGGCTCTCCAAAGATGCAGTACGAGAGGTGTGCAGCGCCGTTTCGGATGACTTGAAGCGACGTACGTAtcacctccttttttttttttttttcatttgaaccGAGGTTGTTGTCATCGCCTTCTAAACGAATTTTGTGCATTATAAATGTAAGAGAGAAGGAGATACATAAGCACAAGTGGAATAAGTAGTGTAATGTGGCATACGCACAAACTTTGATTCTCTCGCGACTTAAAAGCGAGATTAATCATTGCTTTATGCCAAGACACTGTTCCTCTTACAGTGCAGCAGTGGCGCTCCACTACACTCTCCGTGGAACAGAGAGTACTAATGGCACTGAGATTCTATGCGACGGGTGCCTTCCTCGataccattgcacatgaagaaTACTTCAGCACAACAAAGCGACCCGTGTCGGAAGCAATTCATGATGTAAGCTGGGCGATCATAAAGAACCTGGCACCAAGATACCTACGTTTTCCtacaacaccagacgagaagCTTGCTGTGAAGCGTGGGTTCTACGATATAAAAGGCCTGCCTGGTTGCCTTGGTATGTGACGTAAATGCATGCACCCATGTTGTACTTCTGTTCTTAATGGGAAGTTTCTTGCAGGTGCTGTTGATGGCACAGTCATCGCAATCATTGCGCCAAGTACTAGGGATCCACGCTTTGTCGATGGTAATTATTACAGCCATAAGGGGTACCATGCATTGAACGTGCTAGGGGTAGGCAGAAGTGAATTGAATTAGATTACGTACTTCTAAGGTTATGGAATAACTCCAGCTGAGTAAGCAACGGTATGAGCAGAGTTTCATATTGGCAGGTGTGTGACGCCAACCGTCGAATACTGCACATAAATGCACGGTACCCAGGAAGCTGTCACAACGCTGCCATCTGGAGCATGCGCAGGCTTTGTCAGAGGGCTTCAGCCCTTTTTGCAGAAGGAGAATGGCTGTTGGGTGAGTTAAGGATGTCGTCACACAAAAATGAATAGTACGCAAAGCTGGGATACCTATTTGCGTAAGTAACATAGAAGGTGATGCAAACACCTCATTCCATCGTTGTTGCTGTTGATGCAAACCGTGAAAGGGCTGAGAAACATTTTGAAGAAGATAGACCAAAATGTACAATATTTTTGGCATTTGTGATGATTTGTGATCGGCAAATGTGATGCTTTTAATAGTTCAACTGTATTAGTTGCAATAACTGTtacaaaacgttttttttttcactttaacATTTATGCTGTGACAAGTACAATCACAAAGAAGGAACTTGGTTACAGAATGAATATGAAACGGATAACATTTCGTCTTCCTGCTCTCTTCACGGGTGACCTCGGATACCGCCTCGAGCCCTGGCTCCTGACCCCGTTTCGGAGTCCTGCAACAGAAAAGGAGGAAGCTTTTAATAAGGCTCACAGCAGCACTAGAGTTCGAATTGAGCAGTGCTTTGGTGTGCTCAAGATGAGATTTCGATGTCTACAACGTTACCGCACACTGCATTTTGCTCCGGACCGTGCTTGCAACATTATTACGGCATGTGCTGTTCTTCATAATATGTGCCTTGCTTACAATTTGCCCGAACCAACAGAGGAGAGTGAAGTAGTAGCTGCAGAAAACAACAGCGACCTTGAGGAAACTGATGACGAGGATTGGGAAACTGGGAATGACCCTACCAGCGAGAGTGAGACTCTCACATCACAGGGAATGCGCTTTCGGCAGAGAATTGTACACAGATACTTTTAGAAAAACGTGAAAAGAACATGGAGTCTTTATCAACATAACTAAAAGCTTGTTTTGGTCTGGTATAAGTTATTTTCAGTTCAGTATGCTTATTGCTGCATAATTTTTTGTGCTACTTGTATATCGAATTTTTATTTGTAGAACTGGAGAGTCACGAATCCAGCCATACTCGAAAAACAAACCTATAAACAGTGTGCTTACACAAAATGGCCTCGATGTGCTCAAACTTTGTTAATATACATACACAGGAGCTGTTGAAATGTCACACAACTTCGGAGAGGTGGGTTGGCTTCGTGTGCCACTGAATTCAGGATGGACCCCTTTTAGCGTGTGTTTTTCTATAGCCATATGTACATTTGGGGCGAAGCATAAAGATGTGTGTGCATGCTTTGCGCTGCTTGTCTGTAACATCTATTTTTTTTCCATTTCCCAATTACTACTCTACCTTGGTACATCAACATGAAGATGTATTAGTATCGCACCTTATCTTACAATGACTACCAAAGTGGGAACTTACGTGCTTACGTGTCCCTTTGTCGTTCCCTGTTTAGTATATGTGTGACGAGCTCTGTCAGGGGCCCGACCAGTGGTGTCAGGAGCTGCACACAGAAAGTCTGatttaattttttttgtgtgtgacacTGGCGGCACAATGGCCCTGATTATGAGGACGATAACTAACAAAATTACGAAACTAGAATAGTAT
This genomic stretch from Ornithodoros turicata isolate Travis chromosome 9, ASM3712646v1, whole genome shotgun sequence harbors:
- the LOC135369156 gene encoding putative nuclease HARBI1; its protein translation is MAELYAFIADVGICEEEVIRVFRPHVDALAALSDDQFVAHFRLSKDAVREVCSAVSDDLKRLQQWRSTTLSVEQRVLMALRFYATGAFLDTIAHEEYFSTTKRPVSEAIHDVSWAIIKNLAPRYLRFPTTPDEKLAVKRGFYDIKGLPGCLGAVDGTVIAIIAPSTRDPRFVDEESEVVAAENNSDLEETDDEDWETGNDPTSETAPLGSPTSPALQ